One Eremothecium cymbalariae DBVPG#7215 chromosome 2, complete sequence DNA window includes the following coding sequences:
- a CDS encoding uncharacterized protein (similar to Ashbya gossypii ABL018C) — protein MKQCSVIVGEAAGPHETAPRRNAKCADGVVDRPLGLRCSTVYEFALECFERGGKRRAIGWRDVLEVHEETKTVTKVVDGKETEVEKTWLYYEMSGYSYNTYEELMALMHDYGRGLVKVGLKPGGEEKLHIFAGTSHKWMKTFLAAQSQAIPVVTAYDTLGESGLIHSIAQTNSKAIFTDNILLGKLINPVQKLENVKCIIHSEKIDPNDKRHNGKLYSEAAEAVKKLKELRPDIVIYSMDEVITLGIEYKSAIDICRPTKESISCVMYTSGSTGTPKGVTMTHANIVAGVGGVGINISRSLIGHNDTVIAFLPLAHILELAVELLTFYWGALLGYGTVKTLTDNSVRNCQGDMKELKPTIMVGIAAVWESVRKGILTQVAKQPKIKQKVFWMAYRTKLHLNKMHIPGGDFLGDLFFKKVREATGGKLRYILNGGSSISKDTQIFISNLICPMLLGYGLTETVANAAIMPPEHFKIGTVGDITGSITMKLVDVEELGYFAKNNQGEVWIKGGPVLKEYYDNEEETKAVLEDGWFKTGDIGEWTEKGQLRLIDRKKNLVKTLNGEYIALEKLESVYRSNRYVGNICIYADQHMVKPVAIVVPAVPEVTKLAIKMNLIEDEAELRNVYGNKKLKNAILQDMHKTAKSQGLAGIEMILGFIFVDEEWTPQNGLLTAAQKLQRRKILALVKDQVDELYANNG, from the coding sequence ATGAAGCAGTGTTCGGTTATTGTTGGAGAGGCAGCAGGGCCTCATGAGACGGCGCCTCGTAGGAATGCGAAATGCGCGGATGGGGTTGTCGATAGGCCGCTAGGTCTCAGATGTTCTACTGTGTATGAGTTCGCTTTGGAGTGTTTTGAGCGGGGCGGCAAGCGCAGAGCGATTGGGTGGCGGGATGTTTTGGAGGTGCATGAAGAGACCAAGACGGTTACCAAGGTTGTTGATGGTAAGGAGACGGAGGTGGAGAAGACATGGTTGTATTACGAGATGAGTGGATACAGTTATAATACGTATGAGGAGTTGATGGCGTTGATGCACGATTACGGACGTGGGTTGGTTAAGGTTGGGTTGAAGCCAGGTGGCGAGGAAAAGTTGCATATTTTTGCAGGGACTTCGCATAAGTGGATGAAGACGTTTTTGGCTGCGCAGTCGCAGGCTATTCCTGTTGTTACGGCATACGATACGCTTGGTGAGAGTGGTTTGATCCATTCGATTGCACAGACCAATTCCAAGGCTATTTTCACGGACAATATTTTGTTGGGCAAGCTGATTAATCCTGTTCAGAAGTTGGAAAATGTGAAGTGTATTATCCATTCGGAGAAGATTGATCCTAACGATAAGAGGCATAATGGTAAGCTGTATTCTGAGGCAGCTGAAGCggtgaagaagttgaaggagCTGAGACCGGACATTGTGATTTATAGTATGGACGAGGTCATCACCCTTGGTATAGAGTACAAGTCGGCTATTGATATATGTCGCCCTACTAAGGAGAGTATCTCGTGTGTGATGTACACATCCGGGTCCACGGGAACTCCTAAGGGTGTCACCATGACACATGCTAATATTGTTGCAGGGGTCGGTGGTGTTGGTATCAATATTTCTCGTTCTTTGATTGGCCATAACGATACCGTCATTGCGTTTTTACCCTTGGCGCATATCCTAGAGTTGGCGGTTGAGTTGCTCACGTTCTACTGGGGAGCCTTGCTGGGCTACGGTACTGTCAAGACGCTAACCGACAATTCCGTGCGTAATTGTCAGGGCGACATGAAGGAATTGAAACCTACCATTATGGTCGGCATAGCTGCTGTTTGGGAGAGTGTCCGCAAGGGGATTTTAACCCAGGTTGCTAAACAGCCGAAAATTAAACAGAAGGTGTTTTGGATGGCATACCGTACCAAGTTGCATTTGAATAAGATGCACATCCCCGGTGGAGATTTTTTGGGTGATCTATTCTTTAAAAAGGTCAGGGAAGCTACCGGGGGTAAATTGCGTTACATCTTGAATGGTGGTTCTTCTATATCTAAAGACACGCagatttttatttccaACCTAATTTGCCCTATGTTGCTCGGTTATGGTTTGACTGAGACCGTTGCTAACGCGGCTATCATGCCTCCCGAACACTTTAAAATCGGGACTGTTGGTGACATAACTGGTTCTATCACCATGAAGTTAGTAGACGTAGAAGAACTCGGATACTTTGCCAAAAATAACCAAGGTGAGGTTTGGATTAAAGGCGGGCCTGTgttgaaagaatattatgATAACGAAGAGGAGACAAAGGCTGTCTTAGAAGATGGCTGGTTTAAAACAGGTGATATCGGCGAATGGACTGAAAAGGGTCAGTTGCGCTTGATAGACCGTAAAAAGAATTTGGTCAAGACTCTAAACGGTGAGTATATTGCCTTGGAAAAGTTGGAAAGTGTATACAGATCCAACAGATATGTGGGAAATATCTGTATCTACGCTGATCAACATATGGTTAAGCCAGTGGCGATCGTCGTTCCAGCTGTCCCAGAAGTTACTAAACTTGCTATCAAAATGAACCTGATCGAAGATGAAGCTGAACTCAGAAATGTTTACGGGAACAAAAAGCTAAAGAACGCCATATTGCAAGATATGCACAAGACTGCCAAGTCACAGGGCTTGGCCGGTATAGAGATGATCCTGGGTTTCATCTTTGTTGACGAAGAGTGGACCCCACAAAATGGCCTACTTACAGCTGCTCAAAAGTTGCAAAGAAGGAAGATTTTGGCATTAGTGAAGGACCAAGTCGACGAATTATATGCTAACAACGGTTAA
- the MUB1 gene encoding MYND-type zinc finger protein MUB1 (similar to Ashbya gossypii ABL020W), protein MRELNHRSVLSNRASFIISQTVYDRRALDNVADLPLINSLNHLTFLTSSSAKVRETMSEDGALERLVSILHDCYLTLHDLCFGLHVGFRMGTVDSITRQRKMAMVAWKWTLAFQCLVLTGTRGTQEIRKQVAHSGVIPIITTVLDNYMIYHKNFDFFKDEPIDFDFKSIANGDIFQLQPEEMESFFNKMDKSHPNLRLCINMERFKVLVGDDIPSLVDDPAHMIMHNCVPPITRLDTDFQSLWEGTLGITGEEHPLSDVVLSIPREFFLGRVIPKLDDITWSVQLLAFLTKCTATKPYLQKVSLVDSISFRPILERAKERFTLLSNSLPPLDFTNLSLIDEDEHIKVKQKLPIIIDPLLMEINAVCEEDNKKFQTKRSPNFSMLGLADFTKLKKANTTDVWRAFRMYDEAQMKKRFNYKWDYDKISKELDEETWNKIINRETLNLFALVERYTVKVENDANITYWSSVVMRNSCRKQEATGVRQCANFFCGKWEDHPKQFPKCRRCKRTKYCSCECQLQSWAYHRYWCHDVGSVFTGTSSTANTTGTHTPNAAGQSAGTTTTTTTAATEVDQSILMTARGNVVDPQGIANQSAGEFVDTSENPPIGGS, encoded by the coding sequence ATGAGGGAGCTGAACCACAGGTCAGTGTTGTCGAATAGGGCTAGCTTCATAATATCGCAGACTGTTTATGACAGAAGAGCATTAGATAATGTAGCGGACCTACCATTGATTAACTCGTTGAACCACTTGACGTTTCTGACGTCTAGCTCGGCTAAGGTAAGGGAGACTATGTCAGAGGATGGGGCTTTGGAGCGGTTAGTGTCGATTTTGCATGATTGTTATTTAACTTTACATGATTTGTGTTTTGGACTGCATGTTGGGTTTCGTATGGGGACGGTGGATTCAATTACGAGGCAGCGGAAGATGGCGATGGTTGCGTGGAAGTGGACGCTAGCGTTTCAGTGTTTGGTTCTTACGGGCACTAGGGGTACGCAAGAGATTAGGAAGCAGGTTGCTCATAGTGGGGTTATTCCTATAATAACAACGGTCTTGGACAACTACATGATATATCACAAGAactttgatttcttcaagGATGAGCCTATTGACTTTGACTTCAAGTCTATTGCAAATGGGGATATTTTCCAGCTACAACCTGAGGAGATGGAAAGcttctttaataaaatgGACAAGTCACATCCAAACCTGCGCCTTTGTATAAATATGGAGCGGTTCAAGGTTTTAGTTGGTGATGATATTCCTAGTCTAGTTGATGATCCTGCACATATGATTATGCACAACTGTGTACCTCCCATTACGAGATTGGATACGGACTTTCAATCGCTATGGGAGGGCACTTTGGGGATTACAGGTGAAGAGCACCCGTTATCTGATGTTGTCTTATCCATCCCCAGAGAGTTTTTCTTGGGGCGAGTCATTCCGAAACTTGATGACATCACTTGGTCAGTTCAGCTATTGGCCTTTTTGACAAAGTGTACAGCAACTAAGCCGTACTTACAAAAAGTCTCATTGGTAGATTCCATCTCATTCCGGCCTATATTAGAGCGTGCGAAAGAACGGTTCACGCTGTTAAGCAATTCTCTTCCTCCTTTGGATTTCACGAATTTGTCTCTgattgatgaggatgagcATATCAAGGTCAAACAAAAACTGCCTATCATTATAGATCCACTCCTCATGGAGATAAATGCTGTATGTGAGGaagataataaaaaatttcaaaccAAGAGGTCTCCAAACTTCTCTATGTTGGGCCTGGCAGATTTTACCAAACTTAAAAAGGCTAACACAACGGATGTATGGCGTGCTTTTCGAATGTACGATGAAGCTCAGATGaaaaaaagattcaatTATAAATGGGATTATGATAAAATATCTaaggaattggatgaagaaactTGGAATAAGATTATTAATAGGGaaactttgaatttatttGCATTAGTGGAAAGGTATACGGTAAAGGTTGAGAATGATGCCAACATAACTTATTGGAGTTCGGTAGTCATGAGAAACTCTTGTCGTAAGCAAGAAGCTACAGGTGTGAGACAATGCGCCAACTTTTTCTGTGGGAAGTGGGAAGATCACCCTAAACAGTTCCCCAAGTGTCGTCGTTGTAAGCGAACTAAATACTGTAGTTGTGAGTGCCAACTACAGTCATGGGCTTATCATCGTTACTGGTGTCACGACGTTGGGTCAGTATTTACAGGCACATCATCTACTGCAAACACCACAGGTACACATACGCCAAATGCTGCCGGTCAGTCAGCTGGTACCACGACCACAACAACTACTGCAGCTACAGAAGTGGATCAATCTATATTGATGACTGCGCGGGGTAACGTAGTAGATCCCCAAGGGATCGCCAATCAATCGGCAGGAGAGTTTGTGGACACATCAGAGAATCCTCCAATAGGAGGTTCATAA
- a CDS encoding uncharacterized protein (similar to Ashbya gossypii ABL016C): MSYESVELNDSSLQASAASGDVLPVVQDTCMAGSNLDEVYEAVLKVVILEYINEPRFRKKFKKVEEVEESEPLLRDILRDKSSLKPKDTERKRATWFRLNSDLGSGEASTLKKIRPILENRLSSIAIGNYKLKDDLLRRSLLKLYNDLFLDPKMSNMLDYMARFEELIMLFAKAASGEILKLDIEYTQKALYQQVSHFIDLLIQLLDVGGLSTPEFVSKLKSYTDSFKPGEGDGAPRARISNLVGVNKTRTKVVEVTVKPAFKISEIAHSGYIKELFGVDDRKLNEDLLRIKNEVKNDIYQDELKLVRDKVANGTAGFTTEDFTSKDLYQQWKESELRMIDELVNKLEESKAGHNVSADGISFSKVIPINARDFYLQLLCSILNHEKPCVTEPISAHGQFLISKCAKYWRLELFSTRASLFYAASNLTLLKGSELDHERAEYLIQVAQSSGSQGIESEHDNSKWNSIDRHQWLTNLNKTFSQCMISLQELIPQLYSPTKPKFSPVLNIYHNYVLGDPLMQHYNLINTDIHRKWVKKLRGTLFKTNEECYISLLQKIPKERTVSMYQIQEIAECILEQIKSTQKRYPKPLLKGLNIAHECAAVLIGAFGNDLARMLPRAEQNAISTGNDLDAIDSINIYKSLQELRKVYTQVRDDEFPFNLEKFFIKYFFQLCEETSKKILSVIDTSRKKDIWEPVGEGVYYSASVVDIFKMMNESLSIFDKLGWGDEYQIAKIKTFLLKAFSDGLCQYASKVVMLIEEDLFQNFSSSPEDSGFDSPLMQQTTAERVKNTWLFNEMRNALRPATDEPPEAFEFKRRTCICLNNLSEMMAKISELEETIDAEHISQVVRRFEATHSIKQNGLLNMHKKREVTNQLYTIRVIKAENILPFTSDGFSNSAATLVDTSIRKEIAKTKVIRKTVNPVWDEVFELEIPSVEVRVISATIWHHSSKMSPLSSYKVCGKCSILLDPSRFNNDGYPEEVILDLDTQGRLYLQISLENERVDAMFSVGRAYRALSRACDRGIGLMVSKFSAFVSFSLSRNTLKSVCINSSASGIGSIGGGIAGGISDAERKNIVYDAISPLFDYLNSNLAIMATELNRSLLHKVMLQAWNTILNAADTLLLPNLSSARSMKKAVSSKSMTLWENAMNIAKGENGADSYYSYYYSGSSSSSGTLTSNGGTGSGAIAGLIGGPAAGGQSDGQGSGGLLASGQAAEANNYNNNIVGFGMTLTQREVDIVFEWLRALCVDFFHNSGEGPPLQALKNQHYQNLLLVPVFYDKSVEELESEVERLMPLYEQYLDHRNCFEFSRHSNFNNHRTSRGPPLPRRDSVWAHSSKTKRAQAAAAVRQLENDPLEVSAVTQDIILRILLAKGQSKYVYDTLNHRSKLAKAIATKKLVQAAVRGPKPH; this comes from the coding sequence ATGAGCTACGAAAGCGTGGAACTTAACGATTCCTCGTTGCAGGCTTCAGCTGCTTCAGGAGACGTTCTTCCTGTTGTGCAGGATACGTGTATGGCAGGGTCCAATTTAGATGAGGTTTATGAGGCGGTACTTAAGGTTGTAATATTGGAATATATCAATGAGCCTAGGTTTCGaaagaagttcaagaaaGTTGAGGAAGTGGAAGAGAGTGAGCCACTTTTGCGGGATATTTTGCGGGATAAGTCTTCGTTGAAGCCCAAGGATACAGAGAGGAAGCGTGCGACATGGTTTAGGTTGAACAGCGATTTGGGGTCAGGAGAAGCGAGCACACTCAAAAAGATTAGGCCTATACTAGAAAACAGGTTGTCATCGATAGCTATTGGCAATTATAAGCTTAAGGATGATTTATTGCGTAGAAGTTTGTTGAAACTATATAATgatttatttttggatcCTAAGATGTCTAACATGTTGGATTACATGGCACGATTTGAGGAGTTGATTATGCTATTTGCTAAAGCCGCCAGTGGggaaattttaaagttgGATATTGAGTACACACAGAAGGCTTTATATCAACAAGTTTCTCATTTTATTGATCTATTAATTCAGTTATTGGATGTTGGTGGGTTGTCGACTCCTGaatttgtttcaaagtTAAAGAGCTACACTGATTCGTTTAAGCCAGGTGAAGGCGATGGTGCTCCACGGGCAAGAATTTCTAATCTTGTTGGCGTAAATAAGACGAGGACCAAGGTTGTAGAGGTTACTGTGAAGCCTgcattcaaaatatcagaAATTGCACATTCTGGATATATCAAGGAATTATTTGGCGTTGATGATAGAAAACTTAATGAAGATTTACTAAGAATTAAAAACGAAGTAAAAAACGATATTTATCAGGATGAATTAAAATTGGTAAGAGATAAAGTAGCAAATGGAACTGCAGGATTTACTACGGAGGACTTCACCTCCAAGGATTTATACCAACAGTGGAAGGAGTCTGAATTGCGCATGATTGATGAATTGGTTAATAAATTAGAAGAATCGAAGGCTGGTCATAATGTGTCTGCAGATGGTATATCCTTCAGCAAAGTTATACCAATAAATGCTAGAGATTTCTACCTACAACTCCTTTGCTCGATATTAAATCATGAGAAGCCCTGTGTGACTGAACCGATCTCCGCTCATGGACAGTTTTTGATTTCCAAGTGTGCCAAGTATTGGCGGTTGGAGTTATTTTCTACCCGTGCTTCACTATTTTACGCGGCATCCAATCTGACGTTGTTAAAGGGTAGCGAACTAGATCATGAACGAGCAGAGTATCTTATACAAGTTGCCCAGTCTAGTGGTAGTCAAGGCATAGAGTCAGAGCATGATAATTCTAAATGGAACTCCATTGATAGGCATCAATGGTTAACTAATTTAAACAAAACTTTCAGTCAATGTATGATTTCATTACAGGAATTAATACCGCAGTTGTATTCCCCCACGAAGCCAAAGTTTTCGCCTGTTTTAAACATATATCACAATTATGTATTGGGAGATCCGCTAATGCAACATTATAACTTAATTAATACCGATATTCATCGTAAGTGGGTTAAAAAGTTAAGGGGTACGTTGTTCAAGACTAATGAGGAGTGCTACATTTCTTTGCTACAAAAGATACCCAAGGAGCGCACTGTTTCGATGTATCAAATCCAAGAAATTGCTGAGTGCATTTTGGAACAAATAAAGAGCACTCAGAAACGTTATCCAAAACCGCTTTTGAAAGGATTAAACATTGCACACGAATGTGCTGCTGTGTTGATTGGGGCGTTTGGCAATGATCTTGCAAGAATGTTGCCTCGTGCAGAACAGAATGCTATTTCTACAGGAAATGATTTAGATGCTATTGATTccattaatatatacaagtCGCTACAAGAATTACGCAAGGTTTACACCCAAGTTCGAGATGATGAATTCCCATTTAAccttgaaaaattcttcataaaGTATTTCTTCCAGTTATGTGAAGAAACCAGTAAGAAGATCCTTAGCGTTATTGATACATCTAGGAAGAAAGACATCTGGGAACCTGTTGGCGAGGGAGTTTATTACAGTGCATCAGTAgtggatatttttaaaatgaTGAATGAATCGCTCAGTATTTTTGATAAGTTAGGATGGGGGGATGAATACCAAATAGCTAAGATCAAGACCTTTTTGCTCAAGGCCTTTTCCGATGGCTTGTGCCAGTATGCTTCTAAAGTGGTGATGTTAATTGAAGAGGATTTATTTCAGAATTTTTCATCCTCGCCTGAAGATTCCGGGTTTGATAGTCCACTGATGCAACAGACTACTGCCGAGCGGGTTAAAAATACATGGTTATTCAACGAGATGAGGAATGCCTTAAGACCTGCCACGGATGAACCTCCTGAAGCCTTTGAATTTAAGCGGCGTACTTGTATCTGTTTAAATAATTTGAGCGAAATGATGGCTAAGATTAGCGAGCTTGAAGAAACTATAGATGCTGAGCATATTTCTCAAGTTGTACGCCGCTTTGAAGCTACGCACTCTATCAAACAGAATGGTCTTTTGAACATGCATAAAAAGAGGGAGGTAACTAATCAGTTGTACACCATTCGTGTAATCAAAGCTGAGAATATATTACCATTCACAAGCGACGGTTTTTCTAATAGTGCCGCAACGCTTGTCGATACTTCCATCCGCAAGGAAATTGCCAAGACGAAGGTTATACGCAAGACCGTGAACCCTGTCTGGGATGAAGTATTCGAATTAGAGATCCCATCCGTTGAGGTACGTGTTATAAGTGCCACCATTTGGCACCACTCTTCTAAGATGAGTCCTTTGAGTTCTTATAAAGTTTGTGGTAAGTGTTCTATTCTTCTTGACCCATCTCGTTTCAACAACGACGGTTATCCTGAGGAGGTTATCTTAGATCTTGATACCCAAGGTCGTCTTTACTTACAGATTTCACTGGAAAACGAACGTGTTGATGCCATGTTTAGTGTCGGCAGGGCCTATCGTGCTTTATCACGTGCATGCGATAGGGGAATCGGTTTGATGGTAAGCAAGTTTTCTGCGTTTGTTAGCTTTTCGCTTTCCCGTAATACTCTAAAGTCGGTTTGCATAAATAGCAGCGCCAGTGGCATCGGCAGCATCGGCGGCGGCATCGCTGGTGGAATTAGCGACGcagaaaggaaaaacatTGTTTATGATGCTATCTCACCACTatttgattatttgaacTCGAATTTAGCAATAATGGCTACCGAATTAAACCGCTCTTTGCTTCACAAAGTTATGCTACAAGCATGGAATACCATATTGAACGCTGCGGATACACTTTTGTTGCCCAATTTGTCTAGCGCTCGTTCTATGAAAAAGGCAGTAAGTTCTAAAAGCATGACATTGTGGGAAAACGCCATGAACATCGCTAAAGGTGAGAATGGCGCCGATTCCTACTATTCCTATTACTacagcggcagcagcagcagcagcggaACTCTCACCAGCAATGGAGGCACTGGCAGCGGCGCCATTGCAGGCCTAATCGGCGGGCCAGCAGCAGGCGGACAGTCAGACGGACAAGGAAGCGGCGGACTATTAGCCAGCGGACAAGCAGCTGAAGCAAACAATtataataacaacataGTAGGATTCGGTATGACGCTTACCCAACGTGAAGTAGATATTGTATTTGAATGGCTCCGCGCTCTCTGTGTCGATTTCTTCCACAATTCCGGCGAAGGACCCCCATTACAAGCCCTCAAGAACCAGCATTACCAAAATTTACTACTAGTACCTGTATTCTACGATAAATCCGTGGAAGAACTCGAAAGCGAAGTCGAAAGATTGATGCCCCTGTACGAGCAATATTTGGATCATCGAAACTGCTTTGAATTTTCACGTCACAGCAACTTCAACAATCATCGAACATCGCGCGGCCCCCCACTACCACGCAGGGACTCCGTATGGGCTCACAGTTCGAAAACAAAGAGAGCACAAGCTGCCGCCGCTGTAAGGCAGCTAGAAAATGACCCCTTGGAGGTCTCTGCCGTCACACAAGACATCATATTAAGAATCCTTTTGGCAAAGGGTCAGTCGAAGTATGTTTACGATACTTTAAACCACCGCTCCAAGCTCGCTAAAGCCATTGCTACAAAGAAACTAGTTCAGGCGGCCGTCCGAGGTCCTAAACCTCACTAA
- the RNH1 gene encoding RNA-DNA hybrid ribonuclease (similar to Ashbya gossypii ABL017C) encodes MCAKSWRSATTKFYGVYNGTIPGVYSNFSACKAQVDGVKGAKWGVFSTEEQAKNFVRTGIRTAAAATTTKLTATFYGVKSTNPTLESKVFETWKDCKNYVHRQRGLSFKKFATRVDAHNFATGTCPHDYQLIGTTPAEFTAQHKLPDAPQQTLHSDESVVYCDGCALGNGTADCIAGIGVYFANEPALHLSEPCTEPPYTNNRAEIKAAFRALQVIWNNLTAAPPHAPRYNYKLFTDSEYVVYLLTCRYTTFKTLDQMAKIPNADLAVPLVQIYIRVKLFYLANAPRFANRGAFAIEWVRGHVGEPGNEAADRLARQGATEDAAVARSAAAPLPPATAAAAAAAVAASPSQ; translated from the coding sequence ATGTGCGCCAAAAGCTGGCGCTCAGCAACCACCAAATTCTACGGAGTCTACAATGGCACCATCCCGGGCGTCTACAGCAACTTCTCAGCATGTAAAGCCCAGGTTGATGGCGTAAAGGGCGCCAAATGGGGCGTTTTTTCCACCGAAGAACAAGCCAAAAATTTCGTCCGAACTGGTATCCGcaccgccgccgccgccaccaccaccaagCTCACCGCCACATTCTACGGGGTTAAAAGCACCAACCCAACGCTCGAAAGCAAGGTATTCGAAACCTGGAAAGACTGCAAGAACTACGTCCATCGCCAACGGGGActctccttcaaaaaattcgCCACCCGCGTCGACGCACACAACTTCGCTACGGGTACATGCCCGCATGACTACCAACTCATCGGCACTACACCCGCCGAGTTTACCGCCCAGCACAAACTCCCGGACGCACCACAACAAACCCTCCACTCCGACGAATCCGTTGTATACTGCGACGGCTGTGCCCTAGGTAACGGTACCGCAGACTGCATTGCCGGCATTGGCGTGTACTTCGCCAACGAACCAGCACTCCACCTCAGCGAGCCTTGTACAGAACCCCCGTATACAAACAACCGCGCAGAGATTAAGGCCGCCTTTCGCGCACTGCAAGTCATATGGAACAACCTGACCGCGGCGCCACCCCATGCCCCACGATACAACTACAAGCTGTTCACGGACTCCGAATACGTGGTGTACCTGCTAACATGCAGGTACACCACGTTCAAAACCCTAGATCAGATGGCCAAAATCCCCAACGCCGATCTTGCCGTGCCTCTGGTTCAGATCTACATCCGAGTCAAGCTCTTCTACCTGGCAAACGCACCGCGGTTCGCGAACCGCGGTGCGTTTGCCATAGAATGGGTTCGTGGTCACGTGGGCGAGCCGGGCAACGAAGCCGCCGACCGTCTTGCCCGCCAGGGCGCCACCGAGGACGCCGCGGTGGCGAGATCCGCGGCGGCGCCGCTGCCGCCCGCGACAgcggctgctgctgctgctgccgtCGCAGCTTCTCCGTCGCAGTAA
- a CDS encoding uncharacterized protein (similar to Ashbya gossypii ABL019W) has translation MFIKNNKASPVPNILRCLINSSQFSIERNKYGANMSSFTSPKPTPPTAIPLMEILLNIPSLFPMPLKESWKDYKIFHDDVDKFQTGLLSTLPFFPSAADGKIGEIIRTPVDEEGNYINEFCIRPNSPPVNPKDSKMHHLIFVHGYGAGLGFFLKNFENIKLLNNSWTIHAIDFPGYGFSSRPKFPFSINKNTASEVENWFHDRFEIWLQKRGLLEDQERNLVLAHSLGAYLIALYAQSRPKHLKKLIMCSPAGICPSNKVIKQPPWWFVKLWDRNLSPFSLVRNSGIFGSKLTSGWSFRRFKQFLNEGTMGESQFQALHRYAYAIFNKPGSGEYLLSFVLKCGGDPRSPLLSRLFNSQAADSFKAQCDWLWMYGDQDWMDCKGGEQASDFIVRHIGKESNVHVIPQSGHHLYLDNYSVFNELLQAEMAKMSGLHTTQP, from the coding sequence atgttcattaaaaataataaagcCTCACCTGTTCCGAACATTCTAAGATGTCTAATCAATAGTTCACAGTTTTCTATTGAGAGGAACAAATATGGAGCAAATATGTCTTCATTCACTTCACCGAAGCCTACACCTCCGACTGCGATTCCATTAATGGAgattcttttgaatatCCCATCGCTGTTTCCCATGCCCCTTAAAGAATCATGGAAAGATTATAAAATCTTTCATGATGACGTTGATAAATTCCAAACAGGTTTATTATCTACACTTCCATTTTTCCcttctgctgctgatgGCAAGATTGGTGAAATTATCAGGACTCCGGTAGACGAAGAAGGAAATTACATTAATGAATTTTGCATAAGGCCTAATAGCCCTCCAGTTAACCCGAAGGACTCTAAGATGCACCATTTAATCTTTGTGCATGGGTATGGTGCAGGTTTAGGTTTCTTTCTGAAAAACTTTGAGAATATAAAGCTGTTGAACAATTCGTGGACAATTCACGCTATAGACTTTCCAGGATATGGGTTTTCTTCGAGACCCAAGTTCCCTTTCagtataaataaaaatacgGCATCCGAAGTTGAGAATTGGTTCCATGATAGGTTTGAAATATGGCTTCAAAAACGGGGTTTATTGGAGGaccaagaaagaaatttggtTCTGGCACATTCCTTGGGTGCTTATTTGATTGCGCTCTATGCACAGTCCCGCCCAAAGCATCtgaaaaaattgataatgtGTTCACCTGCTGGAATCTGTCCATCTAATAAGGTTATAAAGCAACCTCCTTGGTGGTTTGTGAAACTTTGGGATCGTAATCTTTCACCCTTTTCGTTGGTGCGAAATAGTGGTATTTTCGGATCGAAGCTCACCAGTGGTTGGTCGTTCCGTCGTtttaaacaatttttgaatGAGGGTACTATGGGTGAGTCCCAGTTTCAAGCATTACACAGGTACGCTTACGCAATATTTAATAAGCCTGGATCTGGAGAATACTTATTAAGTTTTGTATTGAAATGCGGTGGTGATCCCAGAAGTCCACTACTATCAAGGCTTTTTAATTCTCAAGCGGCAGATTCTTTTAAGGCTCAATGTGACTGGTTATGGATGTACGGTGATCAGGATTGGATGGATTGCAAAGGTGGTGAACAGGCGTCTGATTTCATCGTTCGGCACATAGGAAAGGAATCAAATGTTCATGTGATTCCACAATCTGGCCATCACCTATACTTGGACAATTATTCAGTCTTTAATGAATTACTTCAAGCTGAGATGGCAAAGATGTCAGGCTTGCACACCACACAGCCTTAG